A stretch of the Actinoalloteichus fjordicus genome encodes the following:
- a CDS encoding helix-turn-helix domain-containing protein, which yields MGGLTIGVVGPGDLVDPIADVAEDGRRNRVVRIAYQHEDDAVRLVAEHHDEVDAWLFTGVVPHTVAEAADVVGHPAEHVSYSGVTLLSDVIRLLRDGREIRALSVDTLEAAEVRETLAAAGLETTATEILEYRFGQTGQDVVAFHRRAVERLGPDTVILTCLGSAFTALRSEHPTVRMVPSQRDTREAVASLVLKTQSHRYSDAQVAVGLAEIDGDDAPLTGLFSRLGASRFQLGEGRSAFVTTRGPLWTVTHRFTRLPVLAELAEHATRVHVGIGIGRSAMAAESAARTALGKAVDAGPVAASLVLPNEAPRMLYAQEAGPALVEPAADLRQLAGRAGVSTRTLLVIRDLLERTERAEVTAHDVAEAFGIHERSARRLVKQLERAGIAVPSGRRISGPGRPLVVYELTL from the coding sequence GTGGGTGGACTGACCATCGGGGTGGTCGGGCCGGGCGACCTGGTCGATCCGATCGCGGACGTCGCGGAGGACGGCCGACGAAATCGCGTGGTGCGGATCGCCTACCAGCATGAGGACGACGCCGTGCGGCTGGTCGCCGAGCATCACGACGAGGTCGACGCCTGGCTGTTCACCGGTGTGGTGCCCCACACCGTCGCCGAGGCCGCCGATGTCGTCGGACATCCGGCCGAGCACGTCTCCTACAGCGGCGTGACGCTGCTCAGCGACGTCATCCGGCTGCTGCGCGACGGCCGGGAGATCCGGGCGTTGAGCGTCGACACCCTGGAAGCCGCCGAGGTTCGCGAGACCCTGGCCGCCGCGGGCCTGGAGACGACGGCGACGGAGATCCTGGAGTATCGCTTCGGCCAGACCGGTCAGGACGTGGTGGCCTTCCACCGCAGGGCCGTCGAGCGGCTCGGCCCGGACACGGTGATCCTCACCTGCCTGGGCTCGGCCTTCACGGCGCTGCGCTCCGAACACCCGACGGTGCGGATGGTCCCCTCGCAGCGGGACACCCGCGAGGCGGTCGCGTCGCTGGTCCTCAAGACCCAGAGTCACCGCTACTCGGACGCACAGGTCGCCGTCGGCCTCGCCGAGATCGACGGCGACGACGCGCCGCTGACCGGGCTGTTCAGCCGCCTCGGTGCCAGCCGATTCCAGCTGGGCGAGGGACGGTCGGCCTTCGTCACCACCCGAGGCCCGCTGTGGACGGTGACACACCGGTTCACCCGGCTGCCGGTGCTCGCGGAGCTGGCCGAGCACGCCACCCGCGTGCACGTGGGCATCGGTATCGGACGGTCGGCGATGGCCGCCGAGTCGGCGGCCCGCACCGCGCTGGGCAAGGCCGTCGATGCGGGCCCCGTCGCCGCCTCCCTCGTCCTGCCCAACGAGGCGCCCAGAATGCTGTACGCCCAGGAGGCGGGACCCGCTCTCGTCGAACCGGCCGCAGATCTGCGGCAGCTCGCCGGTCGGGCGGGGGTGAGCACGCGGACGCTGCTGGTCATCCGCGATCTCCTCGAGCGCACTGAACGGGCCGAGGTCACCGCACACGACGTCGCCGAAGCCTTCGGCATCCACGAACGCAGCGCTCGGCGACTGGTCAAGCAGTTGGAGCGGGCGGGCATCGCGGTGCCGAGCGGCAGGCGGATCAGCGGACCGGGCCGACCGCTGGTCGTCTACGAACTGACCCTCTGA
- a CDS encoding outer membrane protein assembly factor BamB family protein, which translates to MPIPSRPGALGVPRRPRRTAAAFAAILALSATAAVSAQPALAVPDPATAGPTRSAPTPGDDRAPSVPAVSADAAEVVSLGTPMLATTTIGGAVGIAADGTPEIYTVSSRDDNMGVFSVLHGDTGAVKHSIDLGRGAHSYGVAVAPDGGVWIATTSAGRLLRWEPGSDELDDHGRLFPSESHLYKLAFDEAGVVYGGTYPNGKAFRYDPATAELRDYGTVAEGQSYVRSVGLYGDTLFTGTQPHAHLVAIDVVSGDREEVALPEGTDLDQVVYDVNVVGDLLFVRVTKTGLNGTLLVRDLTSGEWLAQFPGVSGLDVTPAAEDGRVYFSQDGVLTGYDIATGEAAPTELVFPYTAQLRSLGLGELADPEFPGQSVIGLLLTGEVFWFNPTTGAHRLFASDIELNPVRMRSLAEGPDGSVLTGGTGTGAFAMVDAETGEVLESERFSEVMGMLTTDDGVYLGAYPRGRVYEWDRDQPWEWANIDDGGKINPAEVLNGDDSFGDRTFALVEAGEDTIAIGTVNKSGYLGGSLVLQDTAAGLSEVHSDLVTDQSVMALAYRDGVLYLGTSVYGGYGAVETETDARLLAWDVASGEKLWETVPVSAERTVSDLTFDDDGRLWGVTAGLVFQVDPTDGTLLGSQRHAEYSWPVDGGYALADLDFNAVDGSLYASMPGVGLARIDAADGSLEVLSDRDVYRMFVHSNGDVFANDGAELLRYRPS; encoded by the coding sequence ATGCCGATCCCCTCACGCCCAGGAGCCCTCGGCGTGCCCCGGCGCCCGCGCCGCACGGCCGCCGCCTTCGCGGCGATCCTCGCGCTGTCCGCCACGGCAGCCGTCTCGGCGCAGCCCGCGCTGGCCGTCCCCGATCCGGCGACGGCAGGCCCGACACGGTCCGCACCGACGCCGGGCGACGATCGTGCACCGTCGGTCCCCGCCGTGTCCGCCGATGCCGCGGAGGTGGTCTCGCTCGGCACGCCGATGCTGGCCACCACCACGATCGGCGGAGCCGTCGGCATCGCGGCGGACGGCACGCCGGAGATCTACACGGTGTCCAGCCGCGATGACAACATGGGCGTGTTCTCCGTGCTGCACGGGGACACCGGAGCGGTCAAGCACAGCATCGACCTCGGCCGGGGCGCGCACTCCTACGGCGTGGCGGTGGCGCCCGACGGCGGGGTCTGGATCGCGACCACCAGCGCGGGCAGGCTGCTGCGCTGGGAGCCCGGCTCCGACGAACTGGACGACCACGGCAGACTCTTCCCCTCCGAGAGCCACCTCTACAAGCTGGCGTTCGACGAGGCGGGCGTCGTCTACGGCGGCACCTACCCCAACGGCAAGGCCTTCCGCTACGACCCGGCCACCGCCGAGCTGCGCGACTACGGGACCGTCGCCGAGGGACAGAGTTATGTCCGCAGCGTCGGCCTGTACGGCGACACGTTGTTCACCGGCACGCAGCCGCACGCGCACCTGGTGGCGATCGACGTCGTCAGCGGGGACCGCGAGGAGGTCGCGCTGCCCGAGGGCACCGATCTCGATCAGGTCGTCTACGACGTCAACGTGGTCGGCGACCTGCTCTTCGTCCGCGTCACCAAGACCGGGCTCAACGGCACCCTGCTGGTCCGCGACCTGACCAGCGGGGAATGGCTGGCGCAGTTCCCCGGCGTCAGCGGTCTGGACGTCACGCCCGCCGCCGAGGACGGGCGGGTGTACTTCTCCCAGGACGGCGTGCTCACCGGCTATGACATCGCCACCGGCGAGGCCGCCCCGACCGAGCTGGTCTTCCCCTACACCGCGCAGCTCCGCTCGCTCGGACTCGGCGAGCTGGCCGACCCCGAGTTCCCCGGCCAGTCCGTGATCGGCCTGCTGCTCACCGGCGAGGTCTTCTGGTTCAACCCGACCACCGGCGCCCATCGGCTCTTCGCCTCCGACATCGAGCTGAACCCGGTCCGGATGCGGTCGCTGGCCGAGGGACCGGACGGCTCGGTACTCACCGGCGGCACCGGGACCGGCGCCTTCGCCATGGTCGACGCCGAGACGGGCGAGGTGCTGGAGTCGGAGCGCTTCTCCGAGGTCATGGGCATGCTCACCACCGACGACGGGGTGTACCTCGGCGCCTACCCACGAGGCCGCGTCTACGAATGGGACCGCGACCAGCCCTGGGAGTGGGCCAACATCGACGACGGCGGGAAGATCAACCCCGCCGAGGTCCTCAACGGCGACGACTCCTTCGGCGATCGGACCTTCGCACTCGTCGAGGCGGGCGAGGACACCATCGCGATCGGCACGGTGAACAAGAGCGGCTATCTCGGCGGCTCCCTGGTGCTGCAAGACACCGCCGCCGGCCTGAGCGAGGTGCACTCCGACCTGGTGACCGACCAGAGCGTGATGGCACTGGCCTATCGCGACGGCGTGCTCTACCTCGGCACCTCCGTCTACGGCGGGTACGGCGCGGTGGAGACCGAGACCGACGCGCGACTGCTGGCCTGGGACGTGGCAAGCGGCGAGAAGCTGTGGGAGACGGTTCCGGTGTCCGCCGAGCGCACCGTGTCCGACCTGACCTTCGACGACGACGGCAGGCTGTGGGGCGTCACCGCCGGGCTGGTGTTCCAGGTGGACCCGACCGACGGGACGCTGCTCGGCTCGCAGCGACACGCCGAGTACTCCTGGCCGGTCGACGGCGGCTACGCCTTGGCCGACCTGGACTTCAACGCCGTCGACGGCAGTCTCTACGCCTCGATGCCCGGCGTGGGACTGGCCAGGATCGACGCGGCGGACGGGAGTCTGGAAGTCCTGAGCGATCGGGACGTCTACCGGATGTTCGTGCACTCCAACGGTGACGTCTTCGCCAACGACGGGGCGGAACTGCTGCGGTACCGGCCGAGCTGA
- a CDS encoding amidohydrolase family protein translates to MIVDVHAHVGDQPFDCEVGDLAVTSAVLDRHGIDCQLVSHTEAIFYDAVAGNRALAGLLPREPRLRGMVVIDPRRLASARRDLRDLLGAGFVGVKIHPPLAHVPIAAPEMRAALELVAEHDVPVLVHTWGEDLLDLAGVVAELPGLRAIAGHMGGPAWRLVPEAAARCDRLWFEPSLSRAPGGRVRWVRDRIGVDRLLFGTDATLTDPASALGAVEAARLPADELAAVLGGNARRLFRL, encoded by the coding sequence GTGATCGTCGACGTGCACGCCCACGTCGGCGACCAGCCCTTCGACTGCGAGGTGGGCGACCTCGCCGTCACCAGCGCGGTGCTGGACCGGCACGGCATCGACTGCCAGCTGGTCTCCCACACCGAGGCGATCTTCTACGACGCCGTGGCCGGAAATCGGGCACTGGCAGGCCTGCTGCCCCGCGAGCCTCGGCTGCGCGGCATGGTCGTCATCGACCCGCGACGCCTCGCCTCGGCCCGTCGCGACCTGCGTGACCTGCTCGGGGCGGGCTTCGTCGGCGTCAAGATCCATCCGCCGCTGGCGCACGTCCCCATCGCGGCGCCCGAGATGCGGGCGGCGCTGGAACTGGTCGCGGAGCACGACGTCCCCGTGCTGGTGCACACCTGGGGCGAGGACCTGCTCGACCTGGCCGGAGTGGTCGCGGAACTGCCGGGGCTACGGGCGATCGCCGGGCACATGGGCGGCCCGGCCTGGCGGCTCGTCCCGGAGGCCGCCGCGCGGTGCGACCGGCTGTGGTTCGAGCCCAGCCTGTCGCGCGCGCCCGGCGGTCGAGTGCGCTGGGTGCGGGATCGGATCGGCGTCGACCGGCTGTTGTTCGGCACCGACGCCACCCTCACCGATCCCGCCTCGGCTCTCGGTGCCGTCGAGGCCGCGCGGCTGCCCGCCGACGAGCTCGCGGCGGTCCTCGGCGGCAACGCTCGACGTCTCTTTCGGCTGTGA
- the uppS gene encoding polyprenyl diphosphate synthase has translation MSLPAVPAPGPGRHLPPPAHSSGARAPRIPPHRLPRHVAIIMDGNGRWAAGLGAARTRGHRSGSRAMIDVVDGALEVGLAQLSLYAFSTENWGRPAAEVDGIMLLLHEVLRSNLRRWHEQGIRVLWSGRRTRAAAGIRTELEAAEYLTRDNELLTVAVCFDYGSRAELLDAVRLLAVDVATGRVEPVALQEEDLAGYLYQPDMSEIDLLVRTGGEQRISNFLLWQAAYAELIFEQTLWPDFDRRDLWRAVQAYTRRQRRFGGSGAGDPGVTAAG, from the coding sequence GTGAGCCTGCCCGCCGTGCCTGCGCCCGGCCCAGGGCGGCACCTGCCGCCGCCTGCCCATTCCTCCGGAGCACGGGCGCCGAGGATTCCGCCACACCGGCTGCCGCGACACGTCGCGATCATCATGGACGGCAACGGACGCTGGGCCGCAGGGCTGGGCGCGGCCCGCACCCGGGGGCATCGCAGCGGATCGCGAGCGATGATCGACGTCGTCGACGGGGCGCTGGAGGTCGGCCTTGCGCAGCTCAGCCTGTATGCGTTCTCCACGGAGAACTGGGGACGGCCCGCCGCCGAGGTCGACGGGATCATGCTGTTGTTGCACGAGGTGCTGCGGTCCAACCTCCGACGATGGCATGAGCAGGGCATCCGGGTGCTCTGGTCGGGCCGTCGTACCCGCGCTGCCGCCGGAATTCGCACCGAACTCGAGGCCGCCGAGTACCTCACCCGAGACAACGAGCTGCTGACCGTCGCGGTCTGCTTCGACTACGGCAGTCGCGCCGAGCTGCTCGACGCGGTCCGGCTGTTGGCCGTCGACGTCGCGACGGGGCGCGTCGAGCCCGTTGCACTCCAGGAGGAGGATCTCGCGGGCTACCTGTACCAGCCGGACATGTCGGAGATCGACCTGTTGGTGCGCACCGGAGGCGAGCAGCGCATCAGCAACTTCCTGTTATGGCAGGCGGCCTACGCCGAATTGATCTTCGAACAGACGCTGTGGCCGGACTTCGACCGCCGCGATCTGTGGCGTGCGGTGCAGGCCTACACCCGTCGGCAGCGCCGGTTCGGCGGGTCCGGAGCGGGTGATCCCGGTGTGACGGCGGCGGGGTGA
- a CDS encoding nitroreductase/quinone reductase family protein produces MNAQRVLQWITSAHQTVYQRTDGRLGHRLLTRPTLLLTTTGRRSGMPRTACLVYAKDGEDHLVVASNWGSERAPAWLHNLRAARRSEIQVARRRTAVTAEECSPDHPDHPRLWEIVNRVNRDLYRQYAKKLRRPLSVIRLTPVTGAAHD; encoded by the coding sequence GTGAATGCACAACGAGTCCTGCAGTGGATCACCTCGGCGCATCAGACGGTCTATCAACGCACGGACGGTCGGCTGGGCCACCGGCTGCTGACCCGGCCGACCCTGCTGCTGACCACCACGGGACGTCGCAGCGGAATGCCCCGCACGGCGTGCCTGGTGTACGCGAAGGACGGCGAGGACCACCTCGTGGTGGCCTCCAACTGGGGGTCCGAGCGCGCCCCGGCCTGGCTCCACAACCTGCGGGCCGCACGGCGATCGGAGATCCAGGTGGCGCGGCGGCGGACGGCGGTCACCGCCGAGGAGTGCTCGCCGGACCACCCCGACCATCCGCGGCTGTGGGAGATCGTCAATCGAGTCAATCGGGACCTCTACCGGCAGTATGCGAAGAAGCTGCGTCGTCCGCTGTCGGTGATCCGGCTGACTCCCGTGACCGGTGCGGCGCACGACTGA
- a CDS encoding phytoene/squalene synthase family protein gives MAPVRSVDPALRESYALCRRVHATHRPTYLATRLLLPPSIRPHAHALVAFVAASDRVADVGELRVRERAFRRWSAASMDELRRGESRHPLRRALINTSRVHDLRPELFLRFLEATRADLTGTTEFPTFEDLRRFLRGVCGTAAVAGTRLMGRPDPELERLALLTGEVHHLIDIFCDYPEDLPQGRVYVAVEDMNRVGVDRATLRRGIPSRALDALVRQQVWRARSLHRESVGLVSLLPVHYRSFALAAMEIHVEYLDLVERMGSRVLRDRAAVSRPRLARLALPHLLFGGGRVRADSGRFPLLGRDSARGARPRHLAPVHDGWTVPPRGPLRKEDTP, from the coding sequence ATGGCACCTGTGAGGAGCGTCGATCCGGCACTCCGCGAGTCCTATGCGTTGTGTCGGCGGGTTCATGCGACGCACCGCCCGACCTACCTGGCAACCCGACTGCTGCTGCCGCCGTCGATCCGGCCGCACGCGCACGCCCTGGTGGCCTTCGTCGCCGCCAGCGATCGGGTCGCCGACGTCGGCGAGCTCCGCGTGCGCGAGCGTGCCTTTCGACGCTGGTCCGCCGCCTCGATGGACGAGCTCAGACGGGGCGAGAGCCGTCATCCGCTGCGCCGTGCGCTGATCAACACCAGCCGAGTCCACGATCTGCGGCCCGAGTTGTTCCTCCGGTTCCTGGAGGCGACCCGCGCGGATCTGACGGGTACCACCGAGTTCCCGACCTTCGAGGACCTCCGCCGTTTCCTGCGCGGTGTCTGCGGGACGGCCGCCGTCGCGGGCACCCGCCTGATGGGCAGACCCGATCCCGAACTGGAACGGCTGGCCCTGCTGACTGGGGAGGTGCATCACCTCATCGACATCTTCTGCGACTATCCGGAGGATCTGCCCCAGGGCCGGGTGTACGTGGCCGTGGAGGACATGAACCGGGTGGGCGTCGACCGGGCGACCCTGCGGCGAGGGATACCGAGCCGTGCGCTGGATGCGCTGGTCCGGCAGCAGGTGTGGCGTGCGCGCAGCCTGCATCGTGAATCGGTCGGGCTCGTCAGTCTCCTGCCGGTTCACTATCGCTCGTTCGCCCTGGCCGCGATGGAGATCCATGTCGAGTACCTCGACCTCGTGGAGCGAATGGGGTCCCGAGTGCTGCGTGACCGGGCCGCGGTGAGTCGCCCGAGGCTCGCGCGGCTCGCCTTGCCCCACCTCCTGTTCGGCGGAGGCCGGGTCCGCGCGGACAGCGGTCGATTCCCGCTGCTCGGCCGCGACAGCGCACGCGGAGCCAGGCCTCGTCACCTCGCGCCGGTGCATGACGGCTGGACCGTCCCGCCGCGGGGCCCCCTGCGTAAGGAGGACACCCCGTGA
- a CDS encoding amidohydrolase family protein, whose protein sequence is MTATVSEGGQGDGPALFDCDLLLGRHPSSATESSPASLLARLADLGAIGGLVCSLRAATLQLRAGNDEALAAAREQPSLVAAGTLDLRDPYASLAEIERLAAVGVRAFRLLPDAQHTPPTAPGLRRIARELAARGLIALVEGDLRVVWPPFAGLDARVVLLDAHAYHLGDLRLLCEDEPGFHASTRQLVGPDSLERLAATVGADRLLFGTASPVFDAEPVALRLRRSGLSRAEAALIGAGNAARLFGLPATPGAALGTGEASSGAASVGVASEGAGPSSEQRRSATDYGPPNRPAPPLPQLGRSNPPVQQAAKPVPASEPGGAR, encoded by the coding sequence GTGACCGCAACGGTGTCCGAGGGCGGGCAGGGCGACGGGCCCGCGTTGTTCGACTGCGACCTGCTGCTGGGCCGACATCCGAGCAGCGCGACGGAGTCCAGCCCGGCCTCGCTTCTCGCGCGGCTCGCCGACCTCGGCGCGATCGGCGGGCTCGTGTGCTCGCTGCGCGCCGCGACCCTGCAACTGCGCGCCGGGAACGACGAGGCGCTGGCCGCAGCGCGCGAGCAGCCGAGCCTGGTCGCGGCGGGCACGCTCGACCTGCGTGATCCTTACGCGTCCCTCGCCGAGATCGAGCGTCTCGCCGCCGTCGGGGTCCGCGCCTTCCGTCTGCTGCCGGATGCCCAGCACACGCCGCCGACCGCGCCCGGCCTGCGCCGAATCGCCCGTGAACTCGCCGCCCGAGGCCTCATCGCGCTGGTCGAGGGCGATCTCCGGGTGGTCTGGCCGCCCTTCGCGGGGCTCGATGCCCGGGTGGTGCTGCTCGACGCGCACGCCTACCACCTCGGCGACCTCCGACTGCTCTGCGAGGACGAACCCGGCTTCCATGCGAGCACCCGCCAACTCGTCGGCCCGGACTCCCTGGAGCGCCTCGCCGCGACGGTGGGGGCCGACCGCCTGCTCTTTGGTACCGCGAGCCCGGTCTTCGACGCCGAGCCGGTGGCGTTGCGGCTGCGACGATCCGGGCTGTCCAGGGCCGAGGCGGCGCTGATCGGCGCGGGCAACGCGGCGCGACTGTTCGGCCTGCCCGCGACGCCGGGAGCCGCACTCGGCACGGGCGAGGCCTCGTCGGGTGCGGCCTCGGTGGGCGTGGCATCCGAGGGCGCGGGCCCGTCGTCCGAGCAGCGACGGTCCGCAACGGACTACGGCCCGCCGAACCGGCCCGCGCCGCCCCTGCCCCAGCTCGGCCGGTCAAACCCGCCCGTGCAGCAGGCCGCCAAGCCCGTGCCTGCCTCGGAACCCGGCGGCGCGCGGTGA
- a CDS encoding dihydrodipicolinate synthase family protein — translation MPRQARPLPATEALITALRHRLLPAVLTPMSADGRVDLAELERYATRLLGDGRGGAACGAAPQRASEMRTRPAGRGAPSDGVVRDAGAGAGGPRSSDAAALGGSGADGGGGLSPAARDQSDVDGGEHGEPDAEGASRGEGDACGLGDADILGGVAVWAHTGRGLRLARPDRLRVLDTFRQATALPIVAGVGVPAEGTGTSADETVRMAVDAAEHGADAVMVYPPSALRGSVHRDAEVLRLHERVAEAVDRPVIGFYLHGEAGGYEYPPSLLAELSALPAVAGVKLATLDRAMACQDAIGEIRRHDRLAITGEDRMFGPSLMWGADTALAGIAAARLDLTASVLRSWNDGAHAAFQRDSAALDRFAAVTFRSPIEGYVQRMFWAAVHEGLLSEHAAHDPFGPPLPPHERHAVSACLDVLPARSRAAD, via the coding sequence ATGCCACGGCAAGCGCGGCCGCTGCCTGCGACCGAGGCCCTGATCACGGCGTTGCGTCATCGCCTGCTGCCCGCCGTGCTGACCCCGATGTCCGCCGACGGCCGGGTCGATCTCGCCGAGCTGGAGCGCTATGCGACCCGGCTCCTCGGGGACGGCCGAGGCGGCGCAGCCTGCGGCGCGGCGCCGCAGCGGGCGTCGGAGATGCGCACGCGCCCGGCGGGCCGGGGTGCGCCGTCCGACGGCGTGGTCCGCGACGCCGGAGCAGGCGCAGGGGGGCCGCGCAGCTCGGATGCGGCTGCCCTCGGCGGTTCCGGCGCGGACGGCGGCGGAGGGCTGAGCCCGGCGGCGCGCGATCAGTCCGATGTGGACGGCGGCGAGCACGGCGAGCCCGATGCCGAGGGAGCCTCGCGAGGAGAAGGGGACGCCTGCGGCCTCGGCGACGCCGACATCCTGGGCGGCGTCGCCGTCTGGGCGCACACCGGGCGCGGTCTGCGCTTGGCCCGCCCCGACCGGCTGCGGGTGCTGGACACCTTCCGCCAGGCGACGGCCCTGCCGATCGTCGCGGGCGTCGGAGTGCCCGCCGAGGGCACCGGCACCTCGGCGGACGAGACCGTGCGGATGGCGGTGGACGCCGCCGAACACGGCGCCGACGCGGTGATGGTCTACCCCCCGTCCGCCCTGCGGGGATCGGTCCACCGGGACGCCGAGGTGCTGCGGCTGCACGAGCGCGTCGCCGAGGCCGTCGACCGGCCCGTGATCGGGTTCTACCTGCACGGCGAGGCAGGCGGCTACGAGTATCCGCCGTCGCTGCTCGCCGAACTGTCGGCGCTGCCCGCCGTCGCGGGCGTGAAGCTGGCCACCCTGGACCGGGCGATGGCCTGCCAGGACGCCATCGGCGAGATCCGGCGGCACGACCGGCTCGCGATCACCGGCGAGGACCGAATGTTCGGGCCGTCGCTGATGTGGGGCGCCGACACGGCCCTGGCGGGCATCGCCGCCGCGCGGCTGGACCTGACCGCCTCGGTGCTGCGGTCCTGGAACGACGGTGCGCATGCGGCCTTCCAGCGGGATTCGGCCGCGTTGGACCGGTTCGCCGCCGTGACGTTCCGCTCGCCCATCGAGGGATACGTACAGCGCATGTTCTGGGCGGCGGTCCATGAGGGTCTCCTCTCCGAGCACGCCGCGCACGATCCGTTCGGCCCACCACTGCCGCCGCACGAACGACACGCCGTGTCGGCCTGTCTCGATGTGCTCCCGGCTCGGAGCCGAGCGGCCGACTAG